The window TTTGCCTTGTCGGACAAGGGTTCGCGCGACTTGAATACGGCGGTTGTTATTGCAGCCCTTGGGAATTTATTTTTGATTGTGCCGCTCGCTCTTGCCTTGTATGCCTTGCAGGAACTTTTAAAACCGCTTGAGGGTGGGACGGCAAAAACGATAAACCCGTGGCTGCTTTCGGGTATTGCCGTATTGATTATCGCCGTGCTCTTTTTGCTTGAAAAGTTCAAGTATCGTAAAACCTTTAATACTTGTTATGAAGAGTCGGCTAATGTGCGTATTTCGCTTGCGGAAACTATCCGCAAACTGCCCCTTTCGTACTTCGGGAAAAAGGACTTATCCGATTTGACGGTAACGCTTTTAAACGATGTTACTACAATGGAACACGCAATCGGGCATACGGGGGCGGAACTTTTAGGCGCAGCCGTTTCAATCATCGTATCGGCGGCAATGCTTGCCTTTTTCGACCGGCGTATGACGGCGGCTCTTTTTATCTTTGCGTTTATCGGTTTTTTGCTGGTATACGGTTCGCGTTTCGTTGCCCGCCGCCGCGCCGTGTACGTCAACTCCCTTCAGCTCGGTGTGTACAATTCAATTCAACAGCTGCTGGATACCATTAAGGTGCTTAAATCTTCCGATAAAAAAGAAGACTATGTGGAGCGTACAAAGGCGGCTATTGCACATGCTACCAAAGAAGCGACAAAGGCGGAATTCCTTGTCGGGGCTATTATGATCGGCTCCGTTATCGTTATCCGCTTCGGCTTTCCGCTGGTTATTGCCGTAGGTGCGATACTGTTTGCGCGCGGAGAACTTCCGCTTTTTACCTATCTCGTCTTTCTGTTAATTGCGGGGCGGATTTTTGAGCCGCTGACGACCGTCTTCATGCTTCTCGGCGAGTTTTTTTATGCCCGTACCGCCGTTGAACGCCAACAGGAAATTATCAACTATCCCGCCCAAACGGGAAGCGAAACCTTTCAGCCGCAAGGCTACGATATTCAGTATGATAACGTTTCTTTTTCATACAATGATGAAAACAATGATGAAAAAGGACACGAAACGGTGCACGGTATCAGCTTTACCGCAAAGCAGGGAAAAATAACCGCCCTGGTGGGGCACTCCGGCTGCGGAAAGTCCACCGTTGCCCGCCTTGCTGCACGGTTTTGGGACATCTCATCGGGTACGGTGCGGCTCGGCGGTGTAGATGTTTCTACCGTTGAGCCTGAAACGCTTTTGACGGCGTTTTCCATTGTGTTTCAAGATGTGGTGCTGTTTAACGACAGCGTATACAACAATATCCTTATCGGTAAACAGG is drawn from Treponema pedis and contains these coding sequences:
- a CDS encoding ABC transporter ATP-binding protein, producing MLKHYFALSDKGSRDLNTAVVIAALGNLFLIVPLALALYALQELLKPLEGGTAKTINPWLLSGIAVLIIAVLFLLEKFKYRKTFNTCYEESANVRISLAETIRKLPLSYFGKKDLSDLTVTLLNDVTTMEHAIGHTGAELLGAAVSIIVSAAMLAFFDRRMTAALFIFAFIGFLLVYGSRFVARRRAVYVNSLQLGVYNSIQQLLDTIKVLKSSDKKEDYVERTKAAIAHATKEATKAEFLVGAIMIGSVIVIRFGFPLVIAVGAILFARGELPLFTYLVFLLIAGRIFEPLTTVFMLLGEFFYARTAVERQQEIINYPAQTGSETFQPQGYDIQYDNVSFSYNDENNDEKGHETVHGISFTAKQGKITALVGHSGCGKSTVARLAARFWDISSGTVRLGGVDVSTVEPETLLTAFSIVFQDVVLFNDSVYNNILIGKQEASREEVIAAAKAAQCHEFILQLPQGYDTVIGENGYTLSGGERQRLSIARALLKDAPVILLDEATAALDPENETLIQEALSTLVKDKTVIVIAHRLRTIEHADTIIVLKDGTIEAMGTHEELMKGDSSYPVMYKLQKESAEWEITHD